From one Trifolium pratense cultivar HEN17-A07 linkage group LG1, ARS_RC_1.1, whole genome shotgun sequence genomic stretch:
- the LOC123901545 gene encoding golgin subfamily A member 6-like protein 22 has protein sequence MGGSVSVSKNNEKKCSQKYVMNLKEKVRILQDEIKEIMCEREKESRNYEREIMVFTFKEVDWKQEMKRMREEVKELKEMVGEKEKKIKEMEEVGLMVEKNCETEWELMGTKLLIQEMKEERTRRDEAVEKWKQLYLAIKNELDDLIQRTYDGDGLYWKAEENGIQIENLKKELQEKEESIKSLKAQLVSVEKERYKKEREFDLFRQSLRIMNGKKNSIQTKEKHLKIKLGK, from the exons ATGGGAGGAAGTGTTAGTGTTAGCAAAAACAATGAGAAAAAATGTTCACAAAAATATGTAATGAATTTGAAAGAGAAAGTGAGAATTCTACAAGATGAAATAAAGGAGAttatgtgtgagagagagaaagaaagtagAAACTATGAAAGAGAGATTATGGTATTTACTTTTAAGGAGGTAGATTGGAAACAAGAGATGAAGAGAATGAGAGAGGAAGTGAAGGAGTTGAAAGAAATGgtgggagagaaagaaaaaaagataaaagagatGGAAGAGGTTGGATTAATGGTAGAGAAGAATTGTGAGACTGAGTGGGAACTAATGGGGACTAAGCTTTTGATTCAAGAGATGAAGGAAGAGAGAACAAGAAGAGATGAAGCTGTTGAGAAGTGGAAACAACTTTATCTTGCTATTAAGAATGAGTTAGATGACCTCATTCAAAGAACTTATGATG GGGATGGTTTGTATTGGAAAGCAGAGGAAAATGGCAtccaaattgaaaatttgaagaaggAATTgcaagagaaagaagaaagcATCAAATCTTTAAAAGCTCAATTAGTTTCAGTTGAAAAAGAAAGGTACAAAAAGGAGAGGGAATTTGATTTGTTTAGGCAAAGTTTGAGGATCATGAATGGAAAGAAGAATTCAATTCAAACTAAAGAGAAGCATTTGAAAATCAAATTGGGAAAATAA